The following proteins come from a genomic window of Kitasatospora sp. NBC_01246:
- a CDS encoding ATP-binding protein, producing MKSEIPLDTATPRAHTAQLTASPKGASIGRRIARQQLTAWGLNSIATETFHSALLVIAELAANASTHGRVPGRGFELALRLVDKPPGGATLRIEVSDCRGDRHPTVPAACAAHAQSGRGLTLVGALADRWGSIPRHPNAKTVWAELDLRRAA from the coding sequence ATGAAGTCCGAAATTCCCCTCGACACAGCGACCCCCCGCGCCCACACCGCGCAGCTCACCGCCTCCCCCAAGGGAGCCTCGATCGGGCGGCGGATCGCGAGACAACAACTCACGGCCTGGGGGCTCAACTCCATCGCCACCGAGACCTTCCACTCCGCGCTGCTGGTGATCGCCGAGCTGGCGGCCAACGCCAGCACCCACGGACGTGTGCCGGGCCGCGGGTTCGAGCTCGCGCTCCGCCTCGTCGACAAGCCCCCGGGCGGCGCCACCCTCCGCATCGAGGTGTCCGACTGCCGGGGGGACCGTCACCCCACCGTCCCCGCCGCCTGCGCCGCCCACGCGCAGTCCGGGCGCGGGCTCACCCTCGTCGGCGCGCTCGCCGACCGGTGGGGCAGCATCCCCCGCCACCCCAACGCCAAGACCGTCTGGGCCGAACTCGACCTCCGCCGTGCCGCCTGA
- a CDS encoding helix-turn-helix domain-containing protein has translation MGGDERVVFEDGELPEGSEGVAEFFSAVGKLVKLFRERAGLTQREMAERIGYGEDMVGAVERGRRTPRVEYLTAADELLGAGGALKAVAADVMKAKIRVSTRHPAWSKAFTTEEAQAVEIHDYSTLDIPGLLQTEMHARALYEMRKPVLPDEMVEKWVAARMARQEILTRAPLPMMSWVIDESVLRRPMGGRDVHEEQLRHLLKVGQMRGLELQVMPLERTEHAGMGGSFILLTPKGRAQIAFVEVQHVNRLITDPEEVRIMAARYSSIRAQALNMGESLALIEKMLGER, from the coding sequence GTGGGCGGCGATGAGCGCGTGGTGTTCGAGGACGGCGAACTGCCGGAGGGTTCCGAGGGGGTCGCGGAGTTCTTCAGCGCGGTGGGGAAGTTGGTGAAGCTGTTCCGTGAGCGGGCTGGCCTTACCCAGCGCGAGATGGCCGAAAGGATCGGCTACGGCGAGGACATGGTGGGCGCGGTTGAACGGGGGCGGCGGACTCCCAGGGTCGAGTACCTGACTGCCGCTGACGAACTCCTCGGTGCTGGAGGAGCGCTGAAGGCGGTCGCGGCAGACGTCATGAAGGCCAAGATCAGGGTGAGCACGCGGCACCCTGCGTGGTCCAAGGCCTTCACCACGGAGGAAGCGCAAGCCGTGGAAATCCATGACTACAGCACGCTCGATATCCCGGGCCTGCTGCAGACGGAGATGCACGCCCGGGCGCTCTACGAGATGCGGAAGCCGGTGCTTCCCGACGAGATGGTCGAGAAGTGGGTGGCAGCACGGATGGCGCGACAGGAGATCCTTACCCGCGCGCCGCTGCCGATGATGAGTTGGGTGATCGACGAGAGCGTGCTTCGTCGTCCCATGGGCGGGAGGGACGTGCATGAGGAGCAGCTTCGGCACCTGCTCAAGGTCGGCCAGATGCGCGGGCTTGAGCTTCAAGTGATGCCGCTGGAGCGAACCGAGCATGCCGGTATGGGTGGCTCGTTCATTCTGTTGACACCGAAGGGGAGGGCTCAGATTGCCTTCGTGGAGGTGCAGCACGTCAATAGGCTGATCACGGATCCGGAGGAAGTCCGTATCATGGCCGCACGGTACAGCAGCATCAGGGCTCAGGCGCTCAACATGGGGGAGTCCCTGGCTTTGATCGAGAAGATGCTGGGAGAACGGTGA
- a CDS encoding DUF397 domain-containing protein, which yields MAKLTWFKSTYSGNEGTACVEVAETPEVIHVRDSKDKSGPQLEFDPAAWQAFVVFAAAAEI from the coding sequence ATGGCCAAGCTGACGTGGTTCAAGAGCACCTACAGCGGAAATGAAGGCACCGCCTGCGTCGAGGTTGCTGAGACGCCCGAGGTCATCCATGTCCGTGACTCGAAGGACAAGAGCGGCCCGCAGCTGGAGTTCGACCCGGCTGCATGGCAGGCGTTCGTGGTGTTTGCCGCGGCTGCCGAGATCTGA
- a CDS encoding DUF4331 family protein — MSHHLSGPDLRSPRGDARLDLTDVFAFPAADASGRTVLIMNVNPYAPTRANAFHPDAVYRINIDNDGDDQADVAYSFTFSDPEAGAQTVTVHRATGDAARRHEANGDVLFAGVPVAFGDAPDVVEANGYKLSVGLRSDPFFADLEGIVNNFTWTGKDAMAEANVFGIALEAPDAELGPEATIGVWARVSLHEDGRLVSVDRGAHPSLTAYFNAEDVKDAYNAGEPADDWAKYREPWTAVLQHTGDYTTDAATETLKLVLPDILRYDRSRPAIYPNGRTLVDDVTSARLSMVSGGKITGDHIPPHVDLLPVFPHLGHPHPAV, encoded by the coding sequence ATGTCCCACCACCTCAGCGGTCCCGACCTGCGGTCGCCCCGGGGCGACGCCCGGCTGGACCTCACCGACGTGTTCGCGTTCCCGGCGGCCGACGCCTCGGGGCGGACGGTGCTCATCATGAACGTGAACCCGTACGCGCCGACCCGGGCCAACGCCTTCCACCCGGACGCGGTCTACCGGATCAACATCGACAACGACGGGGACGACCAGGCCGACGTCGCCTACTCCTTCACCTTCTCCGACCCCGAGGCCGGCGCCCAGACCGTCACCGTCCACCGGGCCACCGGTGACGCCGCGCGCCGGCACGAGGCCAACGGCGACGTCCTCTTCGCCGGCGTCCCGGTCGCCTTCGGCGACGCCCCCGACGTGGTCGAGGCCAACGGCTACAAGCTCTCCGTCGGCCTGCGCAGCGACCCCTTCTTCGCCGACCTCGAAGGGATCGTCAACAACTTCACCTGGACCGGCAAGGACGCCATGGCCGAGGCGAACGTCTTCGGCATCGCCCTCGAAGCGCCGGACGCCGAGCTGGGGCCGGAGGCGACGATCGGCGTCTGGGCGCGGGTCAGCCTCCACGAGGACGGCCGGCTGGTCTCCGTCGACCGGGGCGCGCACCCCTCCCTGACCGCCTACTTCAACGCCGAGGACGTGAAGGACGCGTACAACGCGGGCGAACCGGCCGACGACTGGGCGAAGTACCGCGAGCCCTGGACGGCCGTCCTCCAGCACACCGGTGACTACACCACGGACGCGGCCACCGAGACGCTGAAGCTCGTCCTCCCCGACATCCTGCGCTACGACCGCTCGCGCCCGGCGATCTACCCCAACGGGCGGACCCTGGTCGACGACGTGACCTCGGCCCGGCTGTCCATGGTCTCCGGCGGCAAGATCACCGGCGACCACATCCCCCCGCACGTCGACCTGCTCCCCGTCTTCCCCCACCTGGGCCACCCGCACCCGGCCGTCTGA